In a single window of the Pseudodesulfovibrio profundus genome:
- a CDS encoding GGDEF domain-containing response regulator, whose translation MRILIVDDCPTTTIHMCGLLKQAGYPKTSVARDYCQAISMLHAAAQRRQPIDLILMDISLPGTDGIAATLTIKADKTFEDIPIVIVTNHNEESILDRSFAAGASDFIVKPVSMIELRARIRSVLQLREEMDKRKMRERELEALARKLEKMSNLDGLTGIANRRCFDDALVKEWVRNGRHDTPMALLMIDIDHFKAYNDTLGHVLGDDCLVAVAEGIMASIHRPGDMAARYGGEEFAVILSHTGYEGAHAVADTIHTNINGSNIHHPHSYAGHNVTVSIGVASCIPSCQTTPAQLLTAADTALYRAKQNGRNRTEVVCLGQTKR comes from the coding sequence ATGAGAATACTAATCGTTGATGATTGCCCAACCACGACAATCCACATGTGTGGATTGCTGAAGCAAGCCGGTTATCCGAAGACTTCGGTTGCACGCGACTATTGTCAGGCAATATCGATGTTACACGCTGCTGCCCAACGCAGACAACCTATCGATCTCATTCTCATGGACATTTCGCTTCCGGGCACTGACGGCATTGCCGCTACACTGACTATCAAGGCAGACAAGACATTTGAGGATATTCCCATCGTCATCGTGACCAACCATAACGAAGAGAGCATCCTTGATCGCTCCTTTGCGGCGGGTGCGTCCGACTTCATCGTCAAGCCGGTCAGCATGATCGAATTACGCGCCCGCATCCGCTCGGTTCTTCAATTGCGCGAAGAGATGGACAAGCGAAAAATGCGCGAACGGGAACTGGAAGCGCTGGCGAGAAAACTGGAGAAGATGTCGAATCTGGATGGGTTGACCGGCATAGCCAACAGACGCTGCTTTGACGATGCACTGGTCAAGGAATGGGTGCGCAACGGACGACATGACACACCCATGGCCCTGCTGATGATCGATATCGACCACTTCAAAGCATACAATGACACCCTTGGTCATGTGCTTGGCGATGATTGCCTTGTTGCTGTAGCCGAAGGGATCATGGCTTCCATCCATCGCCCCGGCGACATGGCTGCCCGATATGGAGGCGAGGAATTCGCCGTGATCCTCTCTCATACAGGGTATGAAGGAGCACACGCAGTAGCTGACACTATCCACACGAATATCAACGGCAGCAACATTCATCATCCACACAGCTATGCCGGGCACAACGTCACTGTCTCCATAGGCGTTGCATCCTGCATCCCTTCCTGTCAGACCACACCAGCCCAGCTACTCACTGCGGCAGACACGGCCTTGTACAGGGCGAAACAAAACGGGCGAAACCGTACGGAAGTCGTCTGCCTCGGGCAGACCAAGCGGTAA
- a CDS encoding DUF4139 domain-containing protein, whose product MIFSIPLFFSSQQAQASSVKGAAVTVYNSGDALVRETRSVNLPAGLASVVFKDVPGTLDPTSVHASAKNMVIRDVQYNYTPITQKNLLDYYVGKEITVVMADPTDAQGRVRRKAVLLGNEGQPIFQIGEEVFAGNYYGFVFPELPKELQGKPMLSLTTDSSTAGSREVALSYLMGGISWNADYSLVLDTNTKGKLEAWATIANNSGTAFNNASLKLVAGNVNRQNRYGNSMHMKGDMVMAESMPAMSSQPRQEQFAQFHLYDIDWPVRLPANGTKQLSLFSSSDVTLEEELVSRFHVRASQWRKPVIQQVEWNLKLMNTKKNGLGSPMPAGRVRVFKQSSDDSLLLAGEDSIGHIAKNGSATINMGRAFDIAIERRQTEYEKLGKNTYRLGWAIDVTNGRETAQKIVLRESYDGQWEVITSEQGYEKTDAGTIEIPVELPPAKENKTVTVNYTVQVTY is encoded by the coding sequence ATGATTTTTTCTATTCCACTCTTTTTCTCTTCACAACAGGCCCAGGCTTCGAGCGTCAAAGGTGCGGCTGTGACCGTATATAATTCCGGTGACGCCCTGGTTCGTGAAACTCGTTCGGTCAATCTTCCTGCCGGGTTGGCTTCGGTTGTCTTCAAGGATGTTCCCGGTACGCTTGATCCAACTTCTGTTCATGCGTCGGCAAAGAACATGGTTATTCGTGATGTGCAGTATAACTACACGCCCATCACACAGAAAAACCTCCTCGATTATTACGTGGGCAAGGAAATAACGGTTGTCATGGCCGATCCAACTGATGCCCAGGGGCGTGTTCGTCGCAAGGCCGTACTGCTTGGTAATGAAGGCCAGCCCATCTTTCAGATCGGTGAAGAGGTCTTTGCCGGAAATTACTATGGTTTCGTGTTCCCGGAGCTTCCCAAAGAACTGCAAGGCAAGCCTATGCTCTCTTTGACCACAGACAGTTCTACTGCCGGTTCCAGAGAAGTGGCACTCAGCTACCTGATGGGCGGCATTAGCTGGAATGCTGATTATTCGCTGGTGTTGGATACCAATACCAAGGGCAAGCTGGAAGCATGGGCCACCATCGCCAATAACTCCGGCACTGCCTTCAACAATGCTTCGCTCAAGCTGGTGGCCGGAAATGTCAATCGCCAGAACCGATATGGAAACTCCATGCATATGAAGGGTGACATGGTCATGGCGGAATCCATGCCTGCCATGTCGTCGCAGCCTCGACAGGAGCAGTTTGCACAGTTTCATCTGTATGACATCGACTGGCCTGTACGCCTCCCTGCAAATGGAACCAAGCAGTTGAGCCTTTTTTCTTCTTCCGACGTCACACTGGAAGAAGAACTGGTCAGCCGTTTTCATGTGCGGGCTTCCCAGTGGCGTAAGCCGGTGATTCAGCAGGTGGAATGGAACCTGAAGCTGATGAACACAAAGAAGAATGGATTGGGTTCGCCCATGCCCGCAGGTCGCGTACGTGTGTTCAAGCAGTCGTCAGATGATTCCCTGCTGTTGGCCGGTGAAGATTCCATAGGACACATTGCCAAGAACGGCAGTGCAACAATCAATATGGGGCGCGCCTTTGATATCGCCATAGAACGTCGTCAAACCGAATATGAAAAGCTCGGGAAGAACACTTACCGTCTTGGCTGGGCAATCGATGTGACCAATGGCCGTGAAACAGCCCAGAAGATTGTCTTGCGGGAATCCTATGACGGCCAGTGGGAAGTGATCACCTCTGAGCAGGGATATGAAAAGACTGATGCCGGGACAATAGAGATTCCAGTGGAACTGCCCCCGGCAAAAGAAAACAAGACCGTTACCGTGAACTACACCGTCCAAGTGACGTACTAG
- a CDS encoding trehalose 6-phosphate synthase: MVEIPNERPKSLKDFYALMAASRTVRHAAVDAIMSGRPIPEVTVPALHNLLDALESIPENGGKRTLWLDEDRTIDLEMDYEINETRKDLFYLEEGEGTFLDLLGDLHPDFDETVERGRELLRGLDFNCLITDRDGTINNYCARYLTSIQSIYNAVFVSRFAMNKTQRPVILTSAPLDGLVRISVNPENKMYYAASKGRECLDLEGRIRRLPISKNKQLAINELNKRLEVLVSLPEYEKFSLIGSGLQFKFGQSTVARQDIAKSIPEVESEQFLRVIEQIVDEVDPEKVNFRIEDTGLDVEIILTIETSGDGLKDFDKGDGVKYLNSELGLDMFRGPHLICGDTNSDVPMLEAALEETPDSRAIYVTKNADLAKRVSGLTDNALIVPEPDMLVAILGTL; encoded by the coding sequence ATGGTTGAGATTCCGAATGAGAGACCGAAATCGCTCAAGGATTTCTACGCATTGATGGCAGCATCGCGAACAGTTCGTCATGCTGCAGTGGATGCTATAATGTCCGGTCGCCCCATACCCGAGGTGACCGTTCCAGCCCTGCACAATCTACTGGATGCGCTGGAATCCATCCCTGAAAACGGTGGCAAGCGAACGTTATGGTTGGATGAGGATCGGACCATCGACCTCGAAATGGACTATGAAATCAATGAAACGCGCAAGGATCTCTTTTACCTTGAAGAAGGGGAAGGGACCTTCCTTGATCTGCTCGGTGATCTGCATCCCGATTTTGATGAAACGGTCGAGCGAGGCAGGGAGCTGCTGCGAGGTCTGGATTTCAACTGCCTTATCACCGACAGGGATGGCACCATCAACAACTATTGCGCCCGGTACCTGACGTCCATTCAGTCCATCTACAATGCGGTTTTTGTTTCTCGGTTCGCCATGAACAAGACCCAACGCCCCGTGATACTGACTTCGGCTCCGTTGGACGGACTGGTTCGTATCTCCGTCAACCCAGAGAATAAGATGTATTATGCCGCATCCAAGGGACGGGAGTGCCTCGATCTGGAAGGCCGCATTCGTCGCTTGCCCATATCGAAAAATAAACAGTTGGCCATCAATGAACTCAACAAGCGCCTGGAGGTGCTTGTGTCCCTGCCCGAATACGAAAAGTTCTCACTCATCGGTTCGGGTTTGCAGTTCAAATTCGGGCAGTCCACGGTCGCGCGGCAGGATATTGCCAAATCGATTCCCGAAGTGGAGTCCGAGCAGTTCCTGCGGGTCATTGAGCAGATCGTGGATGAAGTGGACCCGGAAAAAGTCAACTTCCGTATCGAAGATACCGGACTTGATGTGGAGATCATCCTGACCATTGAAACATCGGGTGACGGGCTCAAGGATTTCGACAAGGGGGACGGGGTAAAATATCTCAACAGTGAATTGGGACTGGACATGTTTCGTGGCCCGCACCTTATCTGCGGCGATACGAATAGCGATGTCCCGATGCTCGAAGCTGCTTTGGAGGAGACTCCGGACAGCCGTGCAATCTATGTTACAAAGAATGCGGATCTGGCCAAGCGCGTTTCAGGCTTGACCGATAACGCGCTCATTGTGCCTGAACCCGACATGCTGGTTGCTATTCTGGGCACCCTGTAA
- a CDS encoding beta-phosphoglucomutase family hydrolase, with protein MSEITLKGVVFDLDGVITRTASVHAQAWETAFNEFLKMRAEELNIQFDPFDRTHDYHNYVDGKPRFEGVLSFLKSRNIKLPPGNPDDEPCMDSICGIGNRKNELYQDILRSEGPEVFKTSVDLINELKKQGIRVGVATSSRNCDLVLQLAGLENVFESQVDGVYSADNDLKGKPEPDIFVEAAKKLGLNPGECVVVEDAISGVQAGRAGNFGLTLGIARNVAGEMLLRFGADMVVSDLGEITVDDLHEWFDSGMASDDWYLTYSGFDPGDEKLRETLTAVGNGYLGTRGAYECERASFNFYPGTYISGVFNKTSSKVQGRDIWNNDFVNCPNWLLVEFKIGNGEFISPLSMELLSYSQRLNMREGALERDIVVKDKVGRITRISSRRMVSMADPHLCALTFDLTPLNYSAKITFRSSIDGNVENSGVARYSSLNKHHLCRVSGGKAEDGIFLHTETTHSRYQIVMAAKNVLLEDGRVMTPPREVLQDKAQVSEELQFSAVVNTRYTLEKFVYIRTSLDRTPGDLKEMCLDSLSRVRTFQGVFGPHAKAWKAMWQKADIRVTGDRFVQRVLRLHTYHLLVTASPHNVNRDAGMPARGLHGEAYRGHIFWDELYILPFFDSAFPDISKALLMYRYNRLDAAREYAREHGYTGAMYPWQTADDGVEETQEVHYNPEAKNWGPDLSRNQRHVSIAVFVNAWRYVSWTGDTTFLKEYGAELMLDIARFWGDIAHYSEETGKYHISGVMGPDEFHEALPGSDKHGLTDNAYTNIMVVWLLERSLEILDELPQRVRQHVVETIGLTDEEIAKWKDMTTKMNVILTEDGIISQFDGYMELDELDWESYRKRFYSIHRMDRILKAEGDSPDHYKVAKQADTLMTWYVLEPEEVARILNQLGYKVDDPIKLLKDNYDFYEQRTSHGSTLSKVVHAVISKYIYSTEVSWDWFMEAMHSDIFDTQGGTTIEGIHTGVMAGTLEVLKQDFAGLNLSSIPMKIDPEIPPHWGEMRLSFTWRKIWFDLNVTHNSVKMTAYHKGDKVVPVQIMGKDYDLKPGMTIEAKREQ; from the coding sequence GTGTCCGAAATTACATTGAAAGGCGTCGTGTTCGATCTCGATGGAGTTATTACCAGAACCGCCAGCGTGCACGCGCAGGCCTGGGAAACGGCATTCAACGAGTTTCTGAAAATGCGTGCGGAAGAATTGAATATTCAGTTCGACCCCTTTGATCGGACCCACGACTACCATAATTACGTGGATGGCAAGCCGCGTTTTGAAGGCGTGCTGAGCTTCCTGAAATCCCGTAATATCAAACTGCCTCCGGGAAATCCGGACGACGAGCCGTGCATGGATTCCATCTGCGGTATCGGTAATCGAAAGAATGAATTGTATCAGGACATTCTGCGATCCGAAGGACCGGAGGTGTTCAAGACATCGGTCGATTTGATCAATGAATTGAAAAAACAGGGGATACGTGTTGGTGTTGCCACTTCCAGTCGCAATTGCGACCTTGTGCTGCAACTGGCCGGTTTGGAGAATGTTTTTGAGTCACAGGTCGATGGCGTCTATTCGGCTGATAATGATCTGAAAGGTAAACCCGAGCCGGACATTTTCGTTGAAGCTGCCAAAAAACTGGGCCTGAATCCGGGCGAATGCGTGGTTGTGGAAGACGCTATCTCGGGCGTGCAGGCTGGACGGGCCGGTAATTTCGGCCTGACATTGGGTATCGCCCGCAACGTAGCTGGTGAAATGCTGCTCCGGTTCGGTGCTGATATGGTCGTTTCCGACCTGGGAGAGATCACGGTTGATGATCTGCACGAATGGTTTGATTCCGGCATGGCCAGCGATGACTGGTACCTGACCTACTCCGGCTTCGATCCGGGTGATGAAAAACTGCGTGAGACCCTGACGGCCGTAGGTAACGGCTATCTCGGCACCCGAGGCGCCTATGAGTGCGAACGGGCGTCCTTCAATTTTTATCCGGGCACATACATTTCTGGTGTCTTCAATAAAACTTCGTCCAAGGTGCAGGGGCGCGATATCTGGAATAATGATTTCGTGAACTGCCCCAACTGGCTGCTGGTAGAATTCAAAATCGGCAATGGCGAGTTCATCAGTCCGTTGTCCATGGAACTGCTCAGCTACAGCCAACGATTGAACATGCGCGAAGGCGCGTTGGAACGGGATATCGTGGTCAAGGACAAGGTCGGTCGAATCACGCGTATCTCGTCGCGGAGGATGGTATCCATGGCCGATCCGCATCTTTGCGCATTGACCTTTGACCTGACTCCTCTCAACTATTCGGCCAAGATCACGTTCCGATCATCCATTGATGGCAACGTCGAGAATAGTGGCGTGGCGAGGTACTCCTCACTTAACAAGCATCACCTTTGCCGTGTATCCGGTGGCAAGGCCGAAGACGGGATCTTCCTGCATACCGAGACCACACACTCGCGCTATCAGATCGTGATGGCGGCGAAAAACGTGCTGCTGGAAGATGGCAGAGTGATGACCCCGCCTCGTGAAGTGTTGCAGGACAAGGCCCAGGTATCGGAGGAATTGCAGTTCTCCGCAGTGGTCAACACGCGATATACTCTGGAAAAATTCGTCTATATCCGTACTTCCCTCGATCGGACTCCCGGTGACCTCAAGGAAATGTGTCTCGACTCATTAAGTCGAGTCCGCACATTCCAGGGTGTTTTCGGTCCTCACGCCAAGGCATGGAAAGCCATGTGGCAGAAGGCCGACATCCGTGTGACCGGTGATCGCTTCGTGCAACGGGTGCTCCGTCTGCATACGTATCATCTGCTGGTCACAGCCAGCCCGCACAACGTCAATCGTGACGCAGGCATGCCTGCTCGCGGGTTGCACGGCGAGGCGTATCGCGGACATATCTTCTGGGATGAACTGTACATCCTGCCGTTTTTCGATTCAGCCTTCCCTGATATCTCCAAAGCGCTGCTCATGTATCGATACAACCGTCTGGATGCGGCGCGGGAATATGCCAGAGAGCATGGGTATACCGGCGCCATGTATCCGTGGCAGACGGCTGACGACGGCGTGGAGGAAACACAGGAGGTCCACTACAACCCCGAGGCAAAGAACTGGGGGCCGGACCTGTCGCGCAATCAGCGCCATGTTTCCATTGCCGTGTTCGTCAACGCGTGGCGCTACGTGTCATGGACGGGCGATACCACTTTCCTCAAGGAGTACGGCGCGGAACTGATGCTCGATATCGCACGGTTCTGGGGCGATATCGCCCACTACAGCGAAGAAACCGGCAAGTATCATATCTCGGGTGTCATGGGGCCGGATGAATTCCACGAAGCCCTTCCCGGCAGCGATAAGCATGGGCTGACGGATAACGCCTATACCAACATCATGGTTGTCTGGCTGCTGGAGCGTTCTCTGGAAATCCTCGACGAACTCCCACAGCGAGTACGTCAGCATGTGGTCGAAACCATCGGTCTGACCGACGAAGAGATCGCCAAGTGGAAGGATATGACTACCAAGATGAATGTCATCCTGACCGAAGATGGCATCATCAGCCAGTTTGACGGCTACATGGAGCTTGATGAGCTGGATTGGGAAAGCTACCGCAAGCGGTTCTACTCCATTCACCGCATGGACCGCATCCTCAAGGCGGAAGGCGATTCGCCGGACCACTACAAGGTCGCGAAGCAGGCGGATACGCTGATGACATGGTACGTGCTGGAGCCGGAAGAGGTTGCCCGCATCCTGAACCAGTTGGGATACAAGGTGGACGATCCGATCAAGCTGCTCAAGGATAACTATGACTTCTACGAGCAGCGGACCAGTCACGGCTCGACCCTTTCCAAGGTCGTGCACGCGGTTATCTCCAAGTATATCTATTCCACGGAAGTCTCATGGGACTGGTTCATGGAAGCCATGCATTCGGATATTTTCGATACGCAGGGCGGTACGACCATCGAAGGCATCCATACCGGCGTCATGGCCGGTACCCTGGAAGTGCTCAAGCAGGATTTTGCCGGATTGAACCTCTCTTCAATCCCGATGAAAATCGACCCGGAGATTCCTCCTCACTGGGGTGAGATGCGGCTCAGTTTCACATGGCGCAAAATCTGGTTTGACCTGAATGTGACGCATAATTCCGTCAAGATGACCGCGTACCACAAGGGCGACAAGGTTGTACCTGTCCAGATCATGGGCAAAGACTATGATCTCAAGCCAGGCATGACCATCGAGGCAAAACGCGAACAGTAA
- a CDS encoding acetate--CoA ligase family protein: protein MQPRTHINFDALTNCLQQAHAEGRFFLYESEVYDFLANLGSETPPRSFLLPRTDHIPDEDILSLPGDKAVLKIVSPTILHKTEVGGVRIVDKDPNKVRSTVRRMVYEVPEQAALLMERHPETVPEPYQRLSGETLVSAISKDIKGVLLVQFMPPDSEAFGNELIVGLRHTREFGTILSAGLGGTDTELYAERFRKGQAIVAASVEMIDGPQFFELFKKTISYKKLAGLTRGQRRIVTDEQIIECFSAFIEVGRHFSYQNPDAPFVLQELEINPFAFTDYLMVPLDGLCKFSLPESTPVPRPVHKIESITTPQSIGIVGVSTTRMNFGRIILKNVLDAGFNKDNVVVIKPGAEDVDGVRCIPDLDALTDDLDLLVVAVAAQQVPELIDEVLASDKVNSVMLIPGGMGETEESRERAEVMAAKVDAAHKRGTGPVFLGGNSMGVVSHPGRYDTWFIPENKFPKSHGKPYQRTALVSQSGAFMLTRLAQSPEIEPAYMISMGNQNDLTLGDMATFFKDADDVDVIAIYAEGFKDLDGLAFCKAVREAVLSGKDVIFYKAGRTQEGKDATAGHTASLAGDYMVCESCVRQAGAIVARSFTEFQNLVVLAQRLNGKEIRGNRLAALSAAGFEAVGMADSIESDDFAMQLAPIGEETLERLEQLFREKRLDSLVTARNPLDVTPAADDETHVEAARALCNAPSVDAVVIGLVPMSPSLGAKLGDTEEAAIVPMLAELARETTTPIVCTVDAGLLYEPLIRQLIAAGIPVFRSSDRAVSALSQYIEGRLNGMRIRNREDS from the coding sequence ATGCAGCCACGTACACATATCAACTTCGACGCACTGACCAACTGCCTGCAACAGGCGCACGCGGAAGGTCGGTTTTTCCTATATGAATCAGAGGTCTATGACTTTCTGGCCAACCTCGGTTCCGAGACACCGCCCCGCAGTTTTCTGCTGCCGAGAACCGACCATATTCCCGATGAAGACATCCTGTCGCTGCCCGGCGACAAGGCGGTCCTCAAAATCGTATCGCCCACCATTCTGCACAAAACCGAAGTGGGCGGCGTGCGGATTGTGGACAAAGACCCGAACAAGGTCCGCTCCACAGTCCGGCGCATGGTCTACGAAGTCCCGGAGCAGGCCGCACTGCTCATGGAGCGTCACCCGGAAACCGTACCCGAGCCATATCAGAGGTTGAGTGGCGAGACACTGGTCTCGGCCATCAGCAAGGATATCAAAGGCGTGCTGCTGGTCCAGTTCATGCCGCCTGATTCCGAGGCTTTCGGCAACGAACTGATCGTTGGCCTGCGCCATACCCGGGAGTTCGGCACCATCCTCAGCGCAGGACTGGGAGGCACGGACACCGAACTGTATGCCGAGCGTTTTCGCAAAGGTCAGGCCATTGTGGCAGCGTCCGTGGAAATGATCGATGGGCCACAGTTTTTCGAGCTGTTCAAGAAAACCATCTCCTACAAAAAACTGGCCGGACTGACACGCGGACAACGCCGCATCGTCACCGATGAGCAGATCATCGAATGTTTCAGCGCTTTCATCGAAGTCGGTCGTCACTTTTCCTATCAAAATCCCGATGCGCCGTTCGTCTTGCAGGAATTGGAGATCAACCCCTTTGCCTTCACGGACTACCTGATGGTGCCTCTCGATGGGCTGTGCAAGTTCTCTCTACCCGAATCGACACCGGTTCCACGGCCTGTTCACAAGATCGAGTCCATCACCACACCCCAATCCATCGGCATCGTGGGTGTTTCGACCACCCGCATGAACTTTGGGCGGATCATTCTCAAGAATGTGCTTGATGCCGGATTCAACAAGGACAATGTCGTGGTCATCAAACCGGGAGCTGAGGACGTGGACGGAGTGCGCTGCATTCCTGATCTTGATGCTTTGACAGATGATCTGGATTTACTGGTAGTGGCAGTGGCGGCCCAGCAGGTGCCGGAACTGATCGACGAAGTGCTTGCCTCGGACAAGGTGAACAGCGTCATGCTTATCCCCGGCGGCATGGGCGAAACCGAAGAGAGCCGCGAACGGGCCGAAGTCATGGCAGCCAAGGTGGATGCCGCCCACAAGCGGGGCACCGGTCCAGTTTTCCTTGGCGGTAACAGCATGGGCGTGGTCTCGCATCCGGGGCGGTACGACACATGGTTCATACCGGAAAACAAGTTTCCCAAATCCCACGGCAAACCGTATCAGCGCACGGCTCTGGTGTCGCAGTCCGGCGCGTTCATGCTCACCCGACTGGCCCAAAGCCCGGAGATCGAACCAGCCTACATGATCTCCATGGGGAATCAGAACGATCTCACCCTTGGCGACATGGCAACGTTTTTCAAGGATGCCGACGATGTGGATGTCATCGCCATCTACGCCGAGGGATTCAAGGACCTCGACGGGCTGGCCTTTTGCAAAGCCGTACGGGAAGCCGTGCTCTCCGGCAAGGACGTCATCTTTTACAAGGCGGGGCGCACCCAGGAAGGCAAAGATGCCACCGCAGGTCACACCGCATCGCTGGCCGGGGACTACATGGTCTGCGAATCCTGCGTGCGACAGGCCGGTGCCATCGTTGCGCGCAGCTTCACGGAATTCCAGAATCTCGTTGTCCTTGCCCAGCGCCTCAACGGCAAAGAGATCAGGGGCAACCGGCTGGCTGCCCTTTCCGCCGCAGGTTTCGAGGCGGTGGGCATGGCGGATTCCATCGAGTCCGACGACTTTGCCATGCAATTGGCGCCCATCGGAGAAGAGACCCTTGAGCGACTCGAACAGCTGTTCAGAGAGAAGCGACTGGACAGTCTGGTAACAGCCAGAAATCCACTGGACGTAACCCCTGCCGCCGATGATGAAACCCATGTTGAAGCGGCCCGGGCGCTGTGCAACGCCCCCAGTGTTGACGCGGTGGTCATCGGTCTGGTTCCCATGTCGCCCTCACTTGGTGCGAAACTGGGTGACACCGAAGAAGCGGCCATTGTTCCCATGCTGGCAGAGCTGGCTCGCGAAACCACCACCCCTATTGTCTGCACCGTGGATGCCGGGTTGCTCTACGAGCCTCTGATTCGCCAACTCATTGCCGCAGGCATTCCGGTCTTCCGCTCATCGGACAGAGCGGTCTCTGCGCTCAGTCAGTATATTGAAGGACGTTTGAACGGGATGCGTATACGCAACCGGGAAGACTCGTAA
- the ychF gene encoding redox-regulated ATPase YchF has product MSLSIGIVGLPNVGKSTLFNALTKAQNAESANYAFCTIEPNKAVVPVPDPRIDVLAELVNPQRVQYSTVDFVDIAGLVAGASKGEGLGNKFLGNIRETQAILHVVRCFDNDDVIHVSNSVDPIRDIDVIETELILADVQVLENRLERMEKMLKGDKTLAPKIEAAKALVEHMNEGQPASTFDKEMKGLDELLAELRLITAKNVIYCANVDDEGVMEDNEYVKLVRALAEERGAEFVKISAKMEEELLGLDDEEAQEFLDSFGIEESGLHQIIRTGFKSLGLISYFTAGVKEVRAWTIHDGDKAPQAAGVIHTDFERGFIRAEVVGYDQYVEHGSESKCRTAGVLRVEGKEYVMKDGDVVHFLFNV; this is encoded by the coding sequence ATGTCACTTAGTATAGGAATCGTCGGATTGCCCAACGTCGGCAAGTCCACCTTGTTCAACGCATTGACCAAGGCCCAGAACGCCGAAAGCGCCAACTATGCTTTCTGCACCATCGAACCCAACAAGGCCGTTGTGCCGGTCCCGGACCCGCGCATCGACGTGCTGGCCGAACTGGTCAATCCCCAGCGTGTTCAGTATTCCACGGTGGATTTCGTGGATATCGCCGGACTGGTGGCAGGAGCCAGCAAGGGTGAGGGACTGGGTAACAAGTTCCTCGGCAACATTCGCGAAACGCAGGCCATTCTGCATGTCGTCCGTTGTTTCGATAACGACGACGTTATCCACGTGTCCAATTCCGTGGACCCGATCCGCGATATCGACGTCATCGAGACCGAGTTGATCCTGGCTGATGTACAGGTGCTGGAGAATCGTCTGGAGCGTATGGAAAAGATGCTCAAGGGCGACAAAACCCTGGCCCCGAAGATCGAGGCAGCCAAGGCGCTTGTCGAGCACATGAACGAAGGCCAGCCTGCATCGACCTTTGACAAGGAGATGAAAGGACTGGACGAACTGCTCGCCGAACTGCGTCTGATCACGGCCAAGAACGTCATCTATTGTGCCAATGTGGATGACGAAGGGGTCATGGAAGACAACGAGTACGTGAAGTTGGTTCGCGCCCTTGCAGAAGAGCGTGGTGCCGAGTTCGTCAAAATTTCCGCCAAGATGGAAGAAGAACTGCTCGGCCTCGACGATGAAGAGGCGCAGGAATTTCTTGATTCCTTCGGCATTGAAGAGTCCGGCTTGCATCAGATCATCCGCACCGGATTCAAATCCCTTGGGCTTATCAGCTATTTCACGGCCGGTGTGAAAGAGGTTCGCGCATGGACCATACATGACGGCGACAAGGCTCCGCAGGCAGCCGGTGTCATCCACACCGATTTCGAGCGCGGCTTCATTCGCGCCGAGGTTGTCGGATACGATCAGTACGTGGAGCACGGCTCCGAATCCAAATGTCGCACCGCTGGTGTGCTTCGGGTGGAAGGAAAGGAATACGTCATGAAAGATGGCGACGTCGTTCACTTTCTGTTCAACGTCTAG